Proteins encoded within one genomic window of Haloplanus vescus:
- a CDS encoding VWA domain-containing protein, with amino-acid sequence MSVALQAVRTTVGDTVVGVERPLLLLALPVVIAALVLLVRYRVRGTASTRSRRLLLASRVVMATLLVVAAAGPFTVVTMETQGDPSVSLLVDRSDSMAVSPVDAEGLAADIEREGVPVTVSTIGQGTNSRVGDGIAANLRENGSVVVVSDGQVTGGQRLTETTEFARSLNATISTVRTDPTRTERYVTVSGPSKASVGVESSFLVQVEGVQTSNPVTVSVEIDGQPVATEQIAEGEGSVSVDHTFESTGDHEVTAEIDGDDVYSQNDRALKTVRVVEQPRILYVSRGNYSLQPYLNELYDVETAESVPSNLDPYYAVVVQNVAADDMGNVDELQRFVIDGGGLLVAGGPNSFENGGYANSSIAATLPVTFGESTPGSARIVMLVDVSGSAGTGMEVQKAIALDALSQLDDENTVGVVGFNHQAYSVVEPATLSQNRDTVEDRIRRLRAGGATNIANGLRGAEEMLGGQRGTIILISDGADTESRSDVVASTLGRQGIQVVAIGAGRNVNERVLRRVAEESGGNYFRANETDRLRLLFGGGSRQFQGDGLTVVDSSHFITSGVTLESNPGQVNDVSMRPGANFLVATPDGTPAVASWRYGLGRVATITTYGSDGGLDGLLQRPDSLLVSKSVNYAIGDPERKASGVTDVSDTRIGQPTTVVYRGERPPSGTTLTFSAVDDGVYRAQVTPTEVGFHDAAGATYAANAHAEYAGFGTSTALTEAVRSTGGQRFDRGQTAQIAAFARQQSTRVRDVRQTWDWAFVVAALLLFVTEVVVRRLQVYNGRTSRESGLP; translated from the coding sequence ATGTCGGTGGCGTTGCAGGCGGTGCGGACGACGGTCGGTGACACCGTCGTCGGCGTCGAGCGCCCCCTACTACTGCTGGCGCTTCCCGTCGTCATCGCCGCGCTGGTCCTGCTCGTTCGCTACCGGGTGCGCGGGACGGCGTCGACGCGGAGCCGGCGCCTCCTCCTCGCCTCCCGGGTGGTGATGGCGACGCTCCTCGTCGTCGCCGCGGCGGGACCGTTCACCGTCGTCACGATGGAGACGCAGGGCGACCCCTCGGTCTCGCTGCTCGTCGACCGCTCGGACAGCATGGCCGTCTCGCCCGTCGACGCGGAGGGACTCGCGGCCGACATCGAACGTGAGGGCGTCCCGGTGACGGTGTCGACTATCGGTCAGGGGACGAACTCCCGCGTCGGCGACGGTATCGCGGCCAACCTCCGCGAGAACGGATCGGTAGTCGTCGTCTCGGACGGGCAGGTGACGGGCGGCCAGCGCCTGACGGAGACGACGGAGTTCGCTCGGTCGCTCAACGCCACCATCAGCACCGTCCGGACCGACCCGACCCGGACCGAACGCTACGTCACGGTGTCCGGACCGAGCAAGGCCAGCGTCGGCGTCGAGAGCAGCTTTCTGGTGCAGGTCGAGGGCGTCCAGACCAGCAATCCGGTGACGGTGAGCGTCGAAATCGACGGACAACCGGTCGCCACGGAACAGATTGCCGAGGGCGAGGGGAGCGTCTCGGTCGACCACACCTTCGAGTCGACGGGCGACCACGAAGTGACGGCCGAAATCGACGGGGACGACGTGTACTCGCAGAACGACCGGGCGCTGAAGACCGTCCGCGTCGTCGAACAACCCCGAATCCTCTACGTCTCGCGAGGCAACTACTCCCTCCAACCGTATCTGAACGAACTCTACGACGTGGAGACGGCCGAGTCGGTGCCGTCGAACCTCGACCCCTACTACGCCGTCGTCGTGCAGAACGTCGCCGCCGACGACATGGGGAACGTGGACGAACTCCAGCGATTCGTCATCGACGGCGGCGGACTGCTGGTCGCCGGCGGGCCCAACAGCTTCGAGAACGGCGGCTACGCCAACTCCTCCATCGCCGCGACGCTCCCAGTCACGTTCGGCGAGTCCACGCCGGGGAGCGCGCGCATCGTCATGCTCGTCGACGTCTCCGGGAGCGCAGGGACGGGCATGGAGGTACAGAAAGCCATCGCCCTCGACGCCCTCTCGCAGCTCGACGACGAGAACACCGTCGGCGTCGTCGGCTTCAACCACCAGGCGTACAGCGTCGTCGAGCCAGCCACCCTGAGTCAGAATCGCGACACCGTCGAGGACCGCATCCGCCGACTGCGGGCGGGCGGCGCAACCAACATCGCCAACGGCCTCCGTGGCGCCGAGGAGATGCTCGGCGGCCAGCGCGGGACGATTATCCTCATCAGCGACGGCGCCGACACGGAGAGTCGGTCGGACGTGGTGGCGAGCACGCTCGGCCGGCAGGGGATTCAGGTCGTCGCCATCGGCGCCGGACGGAACGTCAACGAACGCGTCCTCCGGCGGGTCGCGGAGGAGTCCGGCGGCAACTACTTCCGCGCCAACGAGACGGACCGCCTGCGACTCCTGTTCGGCGGCGGGAGCCGCCAGTTCCAGGGCGATGGCCTCACCGTCGTCGATTCGAGTCACTTCATCACCAGCGGCGTCACGCTCGAATCCAACCCCGGGCAGGTCAACGACGTGTCGATGCGCCCCGGCGCGAACTTCCTCGTCGCCACGCCGGACGGCACGCCCGCTGTCGCCTCGTGGCGGTACGGACTGGGGCGGGTCGCCACCATCACCACGTACGGTTCGGACGGCGGCCTCGACGGCTTGCTCCAGCGCCCCGACTCCCTGCTCGTCTCGAAGTCGGTCAACTACGCCATCGGCGACCCCGAGCGCAAGGCTTCGGGCGTGACGGACGTGTCGGACACTCGCATCGGCCAGCCGACGACCGTCGTCTACCGCGGCGAGCGCCCGCCGAGCGGGACGACCCTCACGTTCAGCGCCGTCGACGACGGCGTCTATCGGGCGCAGGTGACGCCGACGGAGGTCGGCTTCCACGACGCCGCGGGTGCGACGTACGCCGCGAACGCCCACGCGGAGTACGCGGGTTTCGGCACGTCGACGGCGCTGACCGAGGCCGTGCGGTCGACGGGCGGGCAGCGATTCGACCGCGGGCAGACCGCCCAAATCGCCGCGTTCGCCCGCCAGCAGTCGACGCGCGTCCGAGACGTTCGGCAGACGTGGGACTGGGCGTTCGTGGTCGCCGCGCTCCTCCTCTTCGTGACCGAGGTGGTCGTCCGGCGGCTTCAAGTGTACAACGGGCGTACGAGCAGGGAGAGTGGTCTCCCATGA